One part of the Candidatus Lernaella stagnicola genome encodes these proteins:
- a CDS encoding YicC/YloC family endoribonuclease, whose product MINSMTGFGRGESAAQTCRVQVDIRCVNHRYLDIQLRLPRALYPLEVELRDWIKKAFRRGRMEVAVIYERLSHDAGKIRVDPALATGYKQAMDELASRLDYENAAPFELIVRQPGVLEFGEEHEDAETVRPVLQSAFNEAAAAARGMREREGERLAGDLQETLGRLAALREELVVVIPPTQQELADRYREKAKQAAGEYGLEETRLHQEVAMWLGKLDVNEEVVRLNSHIEQAREMIDSAESVGRRLDFLAQEMHREVTTLGNKVQGLAVGRLVLEGKAEVEKFREQVQNVE is encoded by the coding sequence ATGATTAATTCGATGACCGGCTTCGGCCGCGGGGAGTCTGCCGCACAAACGTGTCGCGTGCAGGTCGATATCCGCTGCGTCAACCACCGGTATCTGGACATTCAACTTCGCTTGCCGCGGGCGTTGTACCCGCTGGAAGTGGAGCTGCGCGACTGGATCAAAAAGGCGTTTCGGCGCGGACGGATGGAAGTGGCGGTGATCTACGAACGCCTGAGTCACGACGCCGGCAAAATCCGTGTCGACCCCGCTCTGGCGACGGGATACAAGCAAGCCATGGACGAGTTAGCCAGTCGCCTCGATTACGAGAACGCCGCGCCCTTCGAGTTGATCGTCCGGCAACCCGGCGTGTTGGAATTCGGCGAGGAACACGAGGACGCCGAAACGGTGCGCCCGGTTCTGCAGAGCGCGTTCAACGAGGCCGCCGCTGCGGCCCGCGGTATGCGCGAAAGGGAAGGCGAACGGCTGGCCGGCGATCTGCAGGAAACTCTTGGTCGCCTCGCGGCTCTGCGCGAGGAACTCGTGGTCGTGATACCGCCGACACAACAGGAACTTGCGGACCGTTACCGTGAAAAAGCCAAGCAGGCGGCGGGCGAATATGGCTTGGAGGAAACGCGCCTCCACCAAGAAGTGGCGATGTGGTTGGGCAAACTGGATGTCAACGAGGAAGTCGTCCGTCTCAACAGCCATATCGAGCAGGCCCGCGAGATGATCGATAGCGCGGAAAGCGTCGGCCGGCGGCTGGATTTTCTGGCACAAGAAATGCACCGTGAAGTGACTACGTTGGGTAACAAGGTGCAGGGGCTGGCAGTCGGTCGCCTCGTGTTGGAAGGGAAAGCGGAAGTCGAAAAGTTTCGGGAGCAAGTGCAGAATGTCGAGTGA
- the rfaE1 gene encoding D-glycero-beta-D-manno-heptose-7-phosphate kinase, translating to MTLTERKKHLQQIVKRFGDARVLVIGDVMADQYVWGDVERISPEAPVPVVRVKRVGHMLGGAANVADNLRKLGVRVSLCGVIGNDETGAKVRDMLAGVEIERGLLVSKERDTTVKMRVVAHNQQVVRIDTENPETIGGRYRKRIVEAFKAMMPELDAVIVSDYGKGVIDKNLLDELRKAARKYGVRVAVDPKIRNMAHYRAFTTMTPNHHETGEALGIKLTNVDKEIHAAGRRLRRKLRLESLVVTRGEEGMSLFFGDDKIIDIPTMAREVYDVTGAGDTVIATLTCALAVGANLHDAALIANFAAGLVIAEVGAASVSGKQLQAAIRTAKGLT from the coding sequence TATGTCTGGGGCGACGTCGAGCGAATCAGCCCCGAGGCGCCGGTGCCGGTCGTGCGCGTCAAACGCGTGGGGCATATGTTGGGCGGCGCGGCGAACGTCGCCGACAACTTGCGCAAACTCGGCGTACGCGTCAGCTTGTGTGGCGTCATCGGCAACGACGAAACAGGCGCCAAAGTGCGCGATATGCTCGCCGGCGTGGAGATCGAGCGCGGCCTGCTGGTCAGCAAAGAGCGCGACACAACGGTCAAGATGCGGGTGGTCGCGCACAATCAGCAAGTCGTGCGGATCGACACGGAGAATCCGGAGACCATCGGCGGACGGTACCGCAAGCGGATCGTGGAGGCGTTTAAGGCGATGATGCCGGAGCTCGACGCCGTCATCGTTAGCGATTACGGCAAGGGTGTTATCGACAAGAACCTGCTCGATGAACTTCGCAAGGCGGCGCGCAAATACGGCGTGCGGGTGGCCGTCGATCCCAAGATTCGCAACATGGCGCACTACCGTGCTTTCACGACAATGACGCCGAACCACCACGAAACCGGCGAAGCGTTGGGCATCAAGCTGACCAACGTCGACAAGGAAATCCATGCCGCTGGGCGGCGCCTGCGCCGTAAGTTGCGTCTGGAAAGTTTGGTCGTCACTCGTGGTGAAGAAGGCATGAGCCTCTTTTTCGGCGACGATAAAATCATCGACATCCCCACGATGGCCCGCGAGGTCTACGACGTTACCGGTGCGGGCGATACCGTGATCGCGACATTGACCTGCGCGCTGGCAGTCGGTGCGAATTTGCACGACGCCGCGCTGATCGCCAATTTCGCCGCCGGGTTGGTCATCGCCGAGGTCGGCGCCGCCAGTGTTAGCGGTAAGCAACTGCAGGCGGCCATTCGAACCGCGAAGGGCCTTACATGA
- a CDS encoding DUF4416 family protein produces MSKPHEMGPVMLVIGLLFRPDCDYAALKARLENEFGPMQDQSAVIDFNFSDYYDKEMGPGLKRRLVSFARLIDASEIASIKLRTNAVEDEWADAAGRTVNLDPGYLCSHNFVLATGKGFAHRPYLRDGIYADLTLFWQDGAWRELPWTYADYRDDVLQRALADWREIYRGILQEQRGRGETADD; encoded by the coding sequence ATGAGCAAACCGCACGAAATGGGACCGGTCATGTTGGTGATCGGGTTGCTCTTTCGCCCTGATTGCGACTATGCGGCGTTGAAAGCGCGGCTGGAGAACGAATTCGGGCCGATGCAGGATCAATCGGCGGTGATCGACTTCAACTTTTCGGATTACTACGACAAGGAAATGGGGCCGGGATTGAAACGCCGGCTCGTTTCTTTTGCACGGCTCATCGATGCGAGCGAAATTGCCTCGATCAAGCTCCGCACCAACGCCGTCGAAGACGAATGGGCGGACGCGGCGGGGCGCACTGTCAACTTGGACCCCGGGTACCTGTGCTCACACAATTTCGTCTTGGCGACGGGCAAAGGCTTCGCGCACCGCCCGTATCTGCGGGACGGGATCTACGCCGACCTGACGCTTTTCTGGCAGGACGGGGCCTGGCGCGAATTACCTTGGACCTACGCCGATTACCGCGACGATGTGTTGCAGAGAGCCTTAGCCGATTGGCGTGAAATCTACCGCGGCATCCTACAGGAGCAGCGCGGAAGGGGAGAGACTGCTGATGATTAA